DNA sequence from the Chloroflexota bacterium genome:
CCAGGGCTCGTAGATAGTGATATGGGTGTCATCTGTGCCTGTATATTGGTTCTGACCTTCTTGCAATCGTAACTCCAGCGGCTCACTGACCCCATCATAAGGGTAGATACTATAGCGATAGCGCGCTGCACCGTGCGGGATGGTGAGCACTCCTTCAGATGGCACTGCCGTGCTGAAGGTGAACTCGCCTGTGTCCTCGTTCGTCGCTTCGACGGCGTAGGTAACGTCGGAGTTCAGACCCATGCGCATTAGATCAAAACTGAGTGCACCCGAATACTGGCTGCTACCATAATAGGCGCGCACAACAACGTCAATGCTGTTGTTAGCCGCATTGAAAGATGCGTCCACCTCAGTCCAGTGTGGCTTCGAGATCTCTTGATCCTGTTGCACGCCCAGCCACCAGAAAGTCTTGCTCTGGTCCGTTTTGATTCGCAAGGACGTCGGATCAGCGGGCAATTGATACTGCGATAGGAAGTCGAAATCGTCCTGATGAGCATTGGGCGGGAGCTCGTGTGAGCCCGGAAAAAGCCAAGGGACGGGCTTATCATAGGCCTCGGGCGGGTAGAAAGTGGCCATCTCGTCATAGAACCGGGTAGCCTGGCTGTGGGCTACTGTCGTGTCGCTAAGGCCATGAGTGATGGAAATGGGCATGTATTGCAGGTTACGGGCGTAATGAAAAGCCGAGCGGCGTTCGTATTCGAAGCCCTGCTCACTCGGGGAGCCACCAAGGTCGTATTGCAGGCTGAGCTGCAAGTCAGGGCGTTGCCAATACCAATCGGTGAGATTAAGAGGCCCAGAGTGTTCTACCACCCCGGCGAACACATCAGGGAAACGTCCAGCCAAAACAAGGGCCGAATTAGCCCCGGCAGAAAAACCGACCAGATAAATGCAACGCGGGTCCACATTAAACCGACTCTTGATCTCCGGCAAAAATCTA
Encoded proteins:
- a CDS encoding prolyl oligopeptidase family serine peptidase — its product is LERENGLDPNIVLINGWNTISTTNQGDVYDSFKIRDPRIHVTGNITGPWAVDIGLGTDVNGIPLTGTVVVPVGYTGMEPSPLLLCLQGRGADRMSMPYGNAYVVEANRRGWLLAAVDMPTYAYGSPGNYKYNPRFTPSRLVQDVIMDRFLPEIKSRFNVDPRCIYLVGFSAGANSALVLAGRFPDVFAGVVEHSGPLNLTDWYWQRPDLQLSLQYDLGGSPSEQGFEYERRSAFHYARNLQYMPISITHGLSDTTVAHSQATRFYDEMATFYPPEAYDKPVPWLFPGSHELPPNAHQDDFDFLSQYQLPADPTSLRIKTDQSKTFWWLGVQQDQEISKPHWTEVDASFNAANNSIDVVVRAYYGSSQYSGALSFDLMRMGLNSDVTYAVEATNEDTGEFTFSTAVPSEGVLTIPHGAARYRYSIYPYDGVSEPLELRLQEGQNQYTGTDDTHITIYEPW